From the Micromonospora echinospora genome, the window TTCCTGCGCGGTGAAGCCCGTCAACAGGGCCTTGGCACGCGGGTGCCCGCCCAGCGACACCGCCATCGGTGACGGCACCGCCAAGGGTGTCTCCACCTTCGTCACGGCATGGTCGATGGCGTCCGGAAATATGATTTTGAGCCCGTCGGCCGCCCGGATCAGATGCCGGCTGATGCCATGGGGCCGGTCCTGCCCGTTGGGGACGGCGAGCAGGATGACCTGTACCCCGTGCACCTGGGCCTCCTCCACGGCCTCGGTCAGATCATCGTCTCCCGAAACGAGGACGAAGACGTCCGCAACTGCGTTGCGTGCGTGCATCACCAGGTCGAGCCCAATGCGCAGGTCGACACCTTTCTGCTGGCCGTCCACGCCGAACCGGCCGAGCCGCAGCTTGACGTTGGGCAGTTCACCGATGAACTGCTGCGAGGCGTCGGGTACACCGTCTGTCGCAGAGTCGTACCAGTGCACGCGCAACATCGGCAGCTCCGACAGCGCCTCGGCCTGCTGGACGAGCGCGTCGATCAGTGACTCGTAGTCGACCTGAATCCCGTTCCGCAGCGACGTCCCCGTCACCCGGACCGCTGCGGCGCTGAGCAGGTAGCCGACGTCCACGTACAGGGAGCATTTAGGCCTCACGATCCACAGGATGCCACCCAGTGCCGCAACTATCGAGGCGGCGGCTCTATCGGTGAACGGTCCCGGCCGCAGGTGCGATCCTACGATCGGCGCCCCAGACGTTCGGGCCCCGTTTGCGCCGTAAGCCTCGCCGCCCCGGCAAGGTGCGGCACAAAACTGATCCACAGACAGGGTTCCTCGTACCCGTCGGCTTGCCCCGGGCATCACTACCAGGCACCGATAAGTGATATCTGAGCTGGATTGCCCTGGTGGCGGGCTGCGGGGTGGGGGTATCCACCCGAGGCCGTCCGAGCCGGATCTCGTTGGAGGGGTCGGTCAGCTTCGGTCGTCGGTCAGTACCCTCGCGGTCGTGGTGAATGTTGCAGCGGTTGAGGATGCGCTGAGTGTTTTGGCGGCGCGGCTGGTTACCCCGGTGGACTTGATCACTATCCACCGCGACAACATGGACGAGGCGAGGCGGAACTCTCGGTACCGGAGCATGAGGTACGGGGCGTTCCTGTTGACGTACGGGCCGTTCGAGATGTTCTTCAACCACGTGATTGGCGCGCACGGAGGTCCCCCGCAGGGCACGCCGGCGACCATGGAACGGATCCGTCAGCGGTTCAGCCAGCACCTCGGCGTCTCCGATGTGACCGGCCGGTGGCGGGCCCGGGTCCGCGCGCAGCCCGAGCCGGGGCGCGGTGGGCGCTGGCTGTGGACCACCATCGAGGCGCAGCGCCTGGACGACTACCTGCGCGATGCCAAGGCGGTCCGGAACCGGCTCGCGCACGGCGACGACCCGCAGACCGCACCGAACGCGTCCGGGACGCTCTATGACCGCAAGGACGGCAAGACGTCCATCACCCTGATGTGGGTCGAGGGCTTCGTGCAGGCGGTACAGGACCTGGCCACGATCACCGCGCTCGAACTCACCGGCGGCGATGCTCTGATCCCGGAGTGGCCGGTCCCACCACGCACTGGGGTGAGCGTAGGTCCTCCTGCACCGCCGTACGGGCTGACGCCATAGCGGCGAAGCCGTGAATGATGAGGACCAGGCTGGGACGTCAAGACAAACCACCAAAATCTGCCTCTACTGGCCGGTCGGTGTCACGGCGGCAGCGCTCGTTCTTCGCGAGGTGGTGCTCCGTGGGTGCTCGGACGTCGAAGTATCGACCCGGACATCTGGGGACCCCTCCGGAATTCGGGCCGCAGGCGGCTCTCGTCAGGGATGACACCGCGCCTCCCGGGGCCTGCACTTGGCTAGGACCTGCCGGTATACAGCCGGACCAGCCCGGATTTGCGGGTAGACAATCGGACGAGCTTTGGTAAAGTGATGTAATTAGAAGTGGGCTCTCCGGGTGGCTGACTACGGATCAGAAGGTTAGGGGTTCGAGTCCCTTCGGGCGCGCAAGATCACAAGGGGTCTGACCTGCGGAAACGCGGGTCGGGCCCCTTCGCTTTTTCGTCCCTTGTGGACCTTTGGGTGCTCGGTGGGTGCTCGTGCGACGAGCATCCCCTGAGTCCAACCCCGTCCGGTCCGACTGCTGCCGAGCAGGGACGTTTGGGCTGCCCTCTGCGGTTTGGCCCGTCGTCCGTATGGTGGGCCGACGATGTATGGGCCCCAGTGGGCATGCCTGTACGGTTCGTGAGGGTGAGGTGGCGCTGGTGTTGGGCTCAACCAGGAGGTGCCATGCGTGTTGCCGCCGCCCCGTCGAGGGCGACCGCCATGATCAAGTTGAAGGGCTGCTCTTGGCCGTCCATCTCGCAGGCGGGCCCCACGCGTGTATTGATCACCCCGAACCGAAGCGGGATGTCTCGGCGGCCACTTGGATCTAGTGATCAACATCAAATCGGACAAGTCGCAGGGACCTAGTGTGGTGTCACCAGATGGGCTTCGCGAGGCGAAGCGCGCGCTCGGCTCGAAGCTTGCGGCCTGGCGGAAGACCCGCGGATTGCGCCAGCAGGACATCGCTGAAGGGATCCCAACCTCCCGCAGCAGCGTGGCCGGCGTAGAGACGGGTGCGCAAGTAGTAGACGAGGATTTTTGGCTGCGGTGTGATGCTCTGCTGGACGCGAATGGCGAGTTGATTGCCGCCTACCGCGCATATCGGATGGTCGAGCACGAGTATCAGACTGAGCGCGAGGAGGCGGCGCGTCGGGCAAGGTGGGGCAGCTCTGCGCCAGTTAGTCGGCATCCCCGAGCGCTTCTGGCGGACCGAACGGCCTCCTTGCCAGGAACCGGAGGCGTTGCACCAGAAGAGACTCTAGCCCGAGATGGACTCGGCGCGCGCTCAAGTCAGAGAACCGTCGCGATTCTAGCGGCGCTCGAACGCCAACGGTCCGAAAGCCTCTATTACTTGCCGCCTGTCGACATCAAGCAAGTATTGTCGGGCTTCTTGTCATCGGCGTCGCGCGCATATCTCATCACTGGCCCACCAGGGTGTGGCAAGACCAGACTTGCCCGTCACCTGGCTGACGAGGCGGCAGGCTTTGATGTTCAGTTGCTGGCGGGAGACCTGTGGGCCGAGGAGAACGCGGATCTAGCCCGAGAGATCTTACGCTACGCCTCTTCAATTGCTGGGCCCGATCCTCTCTTGGCGCTTGAGAGGGAAAGCAAGGATCTTACCCGGCCACTTCTTGTGGTGATCGACAACCCTAGAACGAGAATGGCTATAGACCGGGTATGTCGACAGCTCGACAGGGTCCTCCGACAAGTTCTATCCGAGCGGCTGAGGTTTGTACTCATCCTCCGTACGCCGCCCGAGATCGAACTTGCTCCTTACCCGGTACTTGCTGCCTCGGTGGCTTCCGGGCAATCACAGAACGTCGGCAGTTCTCTGCAGCTCGGGCTCTGGGACACGAGCACGGCGCGGCGAGTCTGGGATCGAAGCCGCAGTACGGGGCAACCGGCGTTCGACGTCATGCCGACGAGACTTCGTGGTTTCGCTAGGCTGCCGCTGTATATGAGCCTGATGCGAGCGGCGGGCGAGACTAATTCCGATGGCCAGACAAACTCCTTCCGCCTTGTCGAATTCTGTGTCGAGTCTATCCTGAAGTCGTCAGGCTTAAATCCAGATCAGGCAATTTATGGGTTGGCGCGTTCGGTGCGACTGCAGCTACTGCCGACGCTTCCTCGCAACCTCACCAACCTACTGCAGAAAGAGTTCACGCGTGAGGATTCCGAGAGAGCTGTCGCGCAGACGGCGACACTATCCCTCGCCGCGAGCTCTGCTTTAGATCACGATGTGATACGAGAGTATCTGTTCGCGCGTTGGCTCGCTCGGGTCGTT encodes:
- a CDS encoding NYN domain-containing protein; protein product: MDVGYLLSAAAVRVTGTSLRNGIQVDYESLIDALVQQAEALSELPMLRVHWYDSATDGVPDASQQFIGELPNVKLRLGRFGVDGQQKGVDLRIGLDLVMHARNAVADVFVLVSGDDDLTEAVEEAQVHGVQVILLAVPNGQDRPHGISRHLIRAADGLKIIFPDAIDHAVTKVETPLAVPSPMAVSLGGHPRAKALLTGFTAQEGSRAPRLSSALASSGALDIRPGTTNHEDPPDLAEQIGSVVTNVLTTFRSSATPEALAELTAGKPSIPRDIDKALLTDLSDRLGEVDLSEAVRHQLRARFWEQYGQA